Proteins encoded within one genomic window of Vidua macroura isolate BioBank_ID:100142 chromosome 2, ASM2450914v1, whole genome shotgun sequence:
- the SLC37A1 gene encoding glucose-6-phosphate exchanger SLC37A1: MAQLPPGIRFITSFSRDQWYRAFIFSLTFLLYASFHLSRKPISIVKGELHKHCASQVELDSYKEYAAQIQPVKKPFNASQCGWEPFDKSNYKQLLGALDYSFLCAYAVGMYLSGLIGERLPIRYYLTGGMLASGLFTAMFGLGYFYNVHNLWFYIMAQIANGLVQTTGWPSVVTCIGNWFGKGRRGLIMGVWNSHTSVGNILGSLIAAYWVSTCWGLSFVVPGVVVAVMGVVCFLFLIEHPKDVSCSCTPSSSSKTFLNGASRCRIQMPPLNAKENGKSQDPELQHLLTDSENCSVSLSSTGEGRHGTSAISFLGALKIPGVVEFSLCLLFAKLVSYTFLFWLPLYITNVEHLDAKRAGDLSTLFDVGGIFGGILAGLISDRLEKRASTCGMMLLLAAPTLYMFSAVSKMGLEATVVMLLISGALVNGPYALITTAVSADLGTHKSLKGNARALSTVTAIIDGTGSVGAALGPLLAGLISPSGWNNVFYMLMVADACALLLLLRLIQKELQCHADHTLFKEH, encoded by the exons ATGGCTCAGCTTCCTCCTGGGATCCGTTTCATCACTTCATTCTCACGAGATCAGTG GTATAgagctttcattttctctctcactttCCTGCTGTATGCCAGCTTCCATCTATCAAGGAAACCTATCAGTATAGTGAAG GGAGAGCTGCATAAGCATTGTGCAAGTCAAGTTGAACTTGACTCCTACAAAGAATATGCTGCCCAGATCCAGCCTGTCAAAAAGCCATTTAATGCCTCTCAGTGTGGATGGGAGCCATTTG ATAAGAGCAACTACAAACAGCTACTGGGAGCACTGGATTACTCATTTTTGTGTGCATATGCAGTTGGGATGTATTTAAG TGGACTCATCGGAGAGCGGCTGCCCATCCGCTACTATCTGACAGGGGGGATGCTCGCCAGTGGACTCTTCACTGCAATGTTTGGATTGGGTTATTTCTATAATGTGCATAATCTCTGGTTTTACATCATGGCCCAG ATAGCCAATGGGTTGGTGCAGACCACTGGCTGGCCGAGTGTCGTTACATGTATTGGCAACTGGTTTGGAAAAGGAAG gAGAGGTTTGATCATGGGAGTCTGGAATTCACACACTTCAGTGGGGAATATCTTGGGATCCTTGATTGCTGCTTACTGGGTGTCCACGTGCTGGGGTCTCTCCTTTGTGGTGCCTGGGGTCGTCGTGGCTGTCATGGGGGTTGTTTGTTTCCTGTTCCTTATTGAAC atccTAAAGATGTCAGTTGCTCCTGCACACCGTCCAGT agttcTAAAACCTTCCTGAATGGTGCTTCTCGGTGCAGAATCCAGATGCCACCCTTAAATGCTAAGGAAAATGGCAAATCTCag GatccagagctgcagcatttaCTCACAGACAGTGAGAACTGCAGCGTGTCACTGAGCTCCACTGGGGAAGGCAGGCATGGGACATCAGCCATCAGCTTCCTTGGGGCCCTGAAGATTCCT ggagttgtggagtTCTCCCTTTGTCTCCTGTTTGCAAAGCTGGTGAGCTACACTTTCCTCTTCTGGCTTCCCCTCTACATCACAAATGTAG AGCATCTTGATGCCAAAAGAGCTGGGGACCTTTCTACACTGTTTGATGTGGGTGGGATCTTTG GTGGGATCTTGGCAGGTCTGATTTcagacaggctggagaagagggCATCAACCTGCGGGATGATGTTGCTGCTTGCAGCTCCCACA CTATACATGTTCTCTGCAGTCAGTAAAATGGGCCTTGAGGCTACTGTAG TGATGCTGCTTATCAGTGGTGCCCTGGTGAATGGCCCTTATGCCCTGATCACCACTGCTGTCTCTGCTGACTTG GGTACCCATAAAAGCCTGAAAGGGAACGCCAGGGCCTTGTCCACAGTGACGGCGATCATCGACGGCACGGGATCTGTGG GTGCAGCTTTGGGGCCTCTCCTGGCTGGCCTTATTTCCCCTTCTGGTTGGAACAACGTGTTTTACATGCTCATGGTGGCAGATGCATGTGCCTTGCTA CTCTTACTCCGTCTTATCCAGAAGGAACTTCAGTGTCATGCAGATCACACCCT GTTCAAAGAGCACTGA